A genomic region of Gossypium hirsutum isolate 1008001.06 chromosome D01, Gossypium_hirsutum_v2.1, whole genome shotgun sequence contains the following coding sequences:
- the LOC107928633 gene encoding uncharacterized protein, which translates to MEGCDYWEAVKEDYEVTPLPNNPTMNQIKMHKDRTTRKAKAKAWLYALVSPSIFNRIMVFGLAKDIWDYLKAEYQEDERIKSMKVLNLIREFERLQMKEFESIKEYSDKLIDIANKYEATIVSLENTKDLTQLRVVELISALQAQEQRRLMRCWRKPDVKCRRCNLMGHIERFCKEPRNQQQGGTHVAIKEEDGHLFVVFYFSSSTLYESWLVDSGCTNHMNCNEKIFKDLDRSLKSRVRIGNGEYLEVKGKDTVAIESYDGTKMFSDVLFVPKIDQNLLSVGKFIKNRFNVMFEEEKCLIFDSSGNELFRIKMQKKSFSLNPLEEEQVTSKCQIVKTSDQMDLHAEQVRKQLEATLEAALDEKEFIEGEY; encoded by the exons ATGGAGGGTTGTGATTATTGGGAAGCTGTCAAGGAAGATTATGAGGTGACTCCACTTCCCAACAATCCAACTATGAACCAGATCAAAATGCACAAGGACAGAACCACCAGGAAGGCTAAAGCAAAGGCTTGGCTTTATGCTTTGGTTTCACCATCCATATTCAATAGAATTATGGTTTTTGGATTAGCAAAGGATATATGGGACTACCTCAAAGCTGAGTATCAAGAAGATGAGAGGATCAAGAGCATGAAGGTGTTGAACTTGATCAGAGAATTCGAGAGGCTACAAATGAAGGAGTTTGAGTCAATCAAAGAATACTCGGACAAGCTGATAGATATTGCCAACAAG TATGAAGCAACAATTGTCTCTTTAGAGAACACTAAGGACTTGACTCAGTTGAGAGTAGTGGAGTTGATTAGTGCTTTACAAGCACAAGAGCAAAGGAGGTTAATGAG GTGTTGGAGAAAGCCAGATGTGAAGTGCAGAAGGTGCAACTTGATGGGGCACATTGAGAGATTTTGCAAGGAACCAAGAAATCAGCAACAAGGTGGAACACATGTTGCTATTAAAGAAGAAGATGGCCATCTATTTGTTGTCTTTTACTTCTCATCAAGCACTCTATATGAAAGTTGGTTAGTTGATAGTGGTTGCACCAATCACATGAATTGTAATGAGAAAATATTTAAAGACCTTGACAGGTCATTGAAGTCAAGAGTAAGGATAGGAAATGGAGAATACCTAGAAGTGAAGGGAAAAGACACAGTTGCAATAGAGAGTTATGATGGAACTAAGATGTTCTCAGATGTTCTGTTTGTACCTAAGATTGATCAAAACTTGCTGAGTGTGGGGAAATTCATAAAGAATAGATTCAATGTGATGTTTGAAGAGGAAAAGTGTCTAATCTTTGACTCTAGCGGCAATGAATTGTTTAGGATCAAGATGCAGAAGAAGAGCTTTTCATTGAATCCACTCGAGGAGGAGCAAGTCACATCCAAGTGTCAGATAGTAAAGACATCAGATCAAATGGACCTTCATGCTGAGCAA GTCAGGAAGCAATTGGAGGCAACTCTTGAAGCTGCACTAGACGAGAAGGAATTCATAGAAGGAGAATATTGA